One stretch of Miscanthus floridulus cultivar M001 chromosome 18, ASM1932011v1, whole genome shotgun sequence DNA includes these proteins:
- the LOC136524193 gene encoding uncharacterized protein, which yields MVDPIIGLKQLTKVLMDGGSSLNIMYAKTLDEMCVDQTCLHPTRAPFHGIVLRRQSMPLGQIDLPIIFGDQFNYRTETLTFKVVGFPETFHAIIGCLCYAKFMVVPNYTYLKLKISGPHWVITVGTSFQRAYECEVECCGHATAIVASGELATLKEEVTKEAPDAKKSTRSFELVGGSKEVHIDLGSTEGKTVCIGTMLSFK from the coding sequence atggttgacccgatcatcggcctgaagcagctcaccaaagtactgatggatggaggcagtagcctcaacatcatgtacgccaagacgctcgacgagatgtgCGTCGACCAGACATGCCTCcacccaacccgagcacctttccatggcatcgtgctcaGGAGGCAgtccatgccacttgggcagatcgatctgcccattatatttggggatcagttcaattacaggactgaaaccctcaccttcaaggtggttgggttccccgaaaccttccatgccatcATAGGATGTctatgctatgcgaagttcatggtcgtccccaactatacatacctcaagctaaagatatcGGGCCCCCACTGGGTCATCactgtcggcacctccttccagcgtgcctatgagtgcgaggtcgagtgttgcgGTCATGCCACAGCAATCGTTGCCTCCggggagctcgccaccctcaaggaggaggtcaccaaagaagcgccTGATGCTAAGAAGTCCACTAGGTCATTCGAGTTGGTAGGGGGCTCTAAAGAAGTCCACATAGATCTCGGGAGCACCGAGGGCAAAACGGtatgcattggtaccatgctttccttcaaatag